One window from the genome of Metabacillus flavus encodes:
- a CDS encoding flagellar hook-length control protein FliK, producing MIRSISTMSASAAPMTGSTPLNGLSFQQMLMGAFPDSKLEGAITESTKLPEFTDNQMIPQVTEEDLLLLLDGLQKHIHTLLKEGSPEEDKLDELEKLAAELFVLLTQENAPPLKVTVRLQQNGAIHRQNHFSEWLTPVRAGQLFEVLTSLEKEGQLPAGLKALLTSLTEKKNGPDTAAAFMQSALKKPLPTHQQSAPSAADIVSSNISKAYQLSAAAVKSVQLSTAANTGVQLSSTIDKTIPISNETLNFNTQSPLPKSEQLLLFIKTDSTGSRVNQEDMIQQIQQILSKSKFVTVNGSEKLFLKLYPEHLGELRIEIMQSDGKWTAKFTAGSLMVKEVIESHLHQLKQGLTAQHIQMEKIEVLHSFTSSSRDFAQEQGERGRHGEQSNRENQRKESMERSFEDSLNEELNNE from the coding sequence TTGATTCGTTCCATTAGCACAATGTCAGCTTCCGCAGCTCCAATGACCGGAAGCACACCCTTAAACGGTCTTTCATTTCAGCAAATGTTAATGGGGGCTTTTCCTGATTCCAAACTGGAAGGTGCGATTACAGAAAGCACCAAGCTGCCGGAATTCACCGATAATCAAATGATTCCCCAAGTGACGGAAGAAGATCTTTTGCTTTTGCTGGACGGGCTTCAAAAGCACATTCATACATTACTGAAAGAAGGAAGTCCGGAAGAGGACAAGTTAGATGAGCTGGAAAAGCTTGCTGCAGAACTCTTTGTTCTTTTAACGCAGGAAAATGCTCCGCCTCTTAAAGTCACTGTACGGCTGCAGCAAAACGGCGCTATACACAGACAAAACCATTTCAGTGAGTGGCTCACTCCAGTCAGAGCGGGACAACTGTTTGAAGTCTTGACCTCACTTGAAAAAGAAGGGCAGCTCCCGGCGGGGCTTAAAGCTTTGCTCACAAGCCTTACTGAGAAAAAAAACGGTCCTGATACAGCTGCCGCATTCATGCAGAGCGCTTTGAAAAAACCATTGCCTACCCATCAACAATCTGCGCCTTCTGCAGCTGATATCGTTTCTTCAAATATAAGTAAAGCCTATCAATTATCAGCTGCAGCAGTAAAAAGCGTTCAATTATCAACTGCAGCAAATACAGGCGTTCAATTATCTTCAACAATTGATAAAACCATTCCTATATCCAATGAAACCTTAAATTTCAACACCCAATCTCCTTTACCAAAGTCTGAGCAGCTATTGCTCTTTATTAAAACTGATTCAACAGGAAGCCGGGTTAATCAGGAAGATATGATTCAGCAGATTCAGCAGATTCTTTCAAAAAGTAAATTTGTCACGGTAAATGGATCCGAGAAGCTTTTTCTTAAATTGTATCCTGAACATTTGGGTGAGCTGCGAATCGAAATCATGCAGTCTGACGGCAAGTGGACGGCTAAATTCACGGCTGGGAGCTTAATGGTGAAAGAAGTGATTGAAAGCCATCTCCATCAATTAAAACAAGGCCTTACTGCTCAGCATATACAAATGGAAAAAATTGAAGTGCTGCACTCCTTTACTTCTTCGAGCAGAGATTTTGCACAGGAACAGGGGGAGCGCGGCAGACACGGTGAACAGTCAAATCGTGAAAATCAAAGAAAAGAATCAATGGAACGGTCTTTTGAAGACTCACTGAATGAAGAATTAAATAATGAATGA
- the flgD gene encoding flagellar hook assembly protein FlgD yields the protein METKIDSSSMLSSIQKENRNPSNVLGKDDFLKILMSQLQNQDPLNPMEDKEFISQMASFSSLEQMTNMNKTMQDFITAQSGSSILQYSALIGKEITYSYKETDDAGNTAIKEGKQTVKAISKKNNEVTLELMDGTIIYKDEIVKVSEKGSE from the coding sequence TTGGAAACGAAAATTGATTCATCCTCAATGCTTTCAAGCATCCAAAAAGAAAACAGAAACCCTTCAAATGTTCTGGGCAAGGATGATTTCCTGAAAATCCTGATGAGCCAGCTTCAAAATCAGGATCCGTTAAATCCAATGGAAGACAAAGAATTCATTTCACAAATGGCATCCTTTTCATCTCTTGAACAAATGACCAACATGAATAAAACGATGCAGGATTTCATCACTGCGCAGTCAGGCAGTTCCATTCTTCAATACAGCGCACTGATCGGGAAGGAAATTACCTATTCATACAAAGAAACAGATGATGCAGGGAATACAGCGATTAAAGAAGGCAAACAGACTGTTAAAGCGATTAGCAAAAAAAACAATGAAGTGACACTCGAACTGATGGATGGAACCATTATTTATAAAGATGAAATCGTCAAGGTGTCTGAAAAAGGCAGCGAATAG
- a CDS encoding TIGR02530 family flagellar biosynthesis protein encodes MENRIEKFMQHPLSLYRPFHKNQSDSKFQSLFQEKLTISKHAKARLNERNIIISDEKWTMMEKRLSEAKQKGIQDALFLSNEGAFIISVKNSTLITAMNRKEAASQIFTNINGTILLD; translated from the coding sequence ATGGAAAATAGAATTGAAAAATTCATGCAGCATCCGCTGTCTTTATACAGACCATTTCATAAAAACCAAAGCGACAGCAAGTTTCAATCGCTATTTCAGGAAAAGCTGACCATCAGCAAGCATGCTAAAGCCCGTTTGAATGAAAGAAACATTATCATCTCAGATGAGAAATGGACGATGATGGAGAAGAGGCTTTCCGAAGCAAAGCAAAAAGGCATACAGGATGCACTCTTCCTTTCAAATGAAGGAGCCTTTATCATCAGCGTGAAAAACTCCACGCTGATTACTGCCATGAATCGAAAAGAAGCGGCGTCTCAGATTTTTACGAATATTAACGGAACAATCTTATTGGATTAA
- the flgG gene encoding flagellar basal body rod protein FlgG: protein MLRSLYSGISGMKNFQTKLDVIGNNISNVNTYGFKKGRTIFQDLYSQSITGASAPAGTMGGTNPSQVGLGSQLASIDTIHTGGSLQTTGRNLDLAISGDGFFQVAESGKFASPFYTRAGNFYLDNQGDIVTSEGLYLKSTGGAKITIPTTAKSMSVGQDGNVSYVDSAGAIQTAGTIQLAKFPNVGGLEKTGSNLYIGTTNSGTAVLAAPGQSGTGLVQAGSLEMSNVDLSEEFTEMIVAQRGFQSNTKIITTSDEILQELMNLKR, encoded by the coding sequence ATGCTAAGATCTTTATATTCAGGAATAAGCGGAATGAAAAACTTTCAGACAAAGCTTGATGTTATTGGGAATAACATTTCAAATGTAAATACTTACGGTTTTAAAAAGGGCAGAACGATATTCCAGGATCTTTACAGCCAGTCGATCACTGGCGCGAGTGCACCAGCAGGGACAATGGGGGGAACAAACCCAAGTCAGGTAGGGCTTGGATCACAGCTTGCTTCAATCGATACCATTCACACAGGTGGAAGCCTGCAGACGACTGGAAGGAATTTAGATTTGGCTATTTCCGGGGATGGATTTTTTCAGGTTGCTGAATCCGGTAAATTTGCTTCACCTTTTTACACTAGAGCAGGTAATTTTTATTTAGATAATCAGGGCGATATCGTTACATCCGAAGGGTTATATCTAAAAAGTACGGGCGGTGCAAAAATTACGATTCCTACTACTGCCAAAAGCATGAGTGTTGGACAAGATGGAAATGTTTCATACGTGGATTCAGCTGGTGCCATACAAACTGCAGGAACAATTCAGTTAGCTAAGTTCCCAAATGTTGGAGGTTTAGAAAAAACTGGTTCAAACCTTTATATTGGCACTACCAATTCAGGTACAGCTGTTCTAGCTGCTCCTGGTCAATCAGGAACCGGCTTAGTACAAGCTGGATCTCTTGAAATGTCAAACGTAGATCTCTCCGAAGAATTCACAGAAATGATTGTTGCCCAAAGAGGATTTCAGTCTAATACGAAAATCATTACGACATCAGATGAAATTCTTCAGGAACTTATG